GGTGAAACTTTGGATCATGCAGCCCCCCATGGACAGGTCGGTCACAAAACCCTCTCCCTTGATACGTCCTCCCGAGAAAGACAGGAACAGCCGGACGGGAATGCGGAGATGCTCTCGCCGATCGATGATGCTCGCCGGATAGGTGAGGCCTAATCGGAATCGGAAGAATCGATGGTGACAGGACTGGCATCGAAACGGAGCAATAAAGAGCAGGGCCAGGAGCGATTCGGACAGCCTGCGTGTCTGGGCCCGCAAAACCACGTTCTTGCCGCATTGGGGACAGATCAATGTTCTGGTCATCACGCGTTCCCGACCATGCCCGCGCGGCGGCGAATCTGTGGCCGCTTCCCCAGTCCGTTCGACACCATCGATGGGCTCATTTCAAGATTCCTCCACCCTCCCAGTCCGTCGAGGCGGATTGGGCTGCGACTCTTCCTGCACGGCCCGCTGGCAGGCTTCGCACAATTCTCCATGCCCTTCGTCATGAAGGTTTCGGTGACCTCGCCGCAACGTTTGCAGATCATCGTCGCACATTCCTTCGGCTCGCTCACGGGTCCCCCGAGCCAGATAGTAAAGATAGCAGATCGCCCTTCCAGGTAAAGCCACTCCGCCAATCCGGCAATCGATCTTCGCTCGGAACAACCCGCCAGATTAGCACCAGATGGCCATGGGACGATCCAATCCATCGACCGGCGGCGCAGGCGGAAGACTGCGCGCTTGACCCGCTGCGATCCTCGACGCCGTCCAACTGAGAATGGCGGCGTCGACGAGGTCGTCTCGGCCAATCTTGCTCCGGCGATAACAGATTTCCCCGCAAGCCAGGACCCGCCCCAAGACATCCCCCCAGGGAGCGGGCAACTTGCGCAGAACCGCTACCCGTTCCCGGCGGCCCGGGACGCGCTTCTTGTTGAACGTCATGGGCCGGCCGGCAACCAGCGCAAACGCTAACTCCGGATGCGCTTCATAGAAGAGTCCGCGGGTGCTTCCCAAGAGCGCCTCGTCGACCTCGCGGATCTTGGGAAGCAGGCCGAACGTTTGGCGGCTCATGCCTTTGGTCAGACTTCCACCATAGACCTTCGCAGACAACTGCTGCCGCAGAGGCGGGTTGAATACACTGCTGGCGCGGGGCCGACCAAGCAGACGCCGCGCCTCCCGGTCGCACAGCCGGCCGCCCGGCTCCGGCCGATCCAACAGGCCGATGGGGATGTCGATGGCCACCGCATGAAGAGCCGGTTCCATATCAAGGATCTCGACAACACGATGAGCCAGGTAGATCGCCGCCCGGCCGATGCGCGAGGCCTCAAGCTCGATCAACACCGC
The DNA window shown above is from Nitrospira tepida and carries:
- a CDS encoding PilZ domain-containing protein; this translates as MTRTLICPQCGKNVVLRAQTRRLSESLLALLFIAPFRCQSCHHRFFRFRLGLTYPASIIDRREHLRIPVRLFLSFSGGRIKGEGFVTDLSMGGCMIQSFTHVKVDDIFYLHITLPNHDKALELAAIVRSVTSRGVSFQFLRQAQENKTLLSFIQAQAQGGGSGVHKAGQAA
- a CDS encoding DUF429 domain-containing protein, with product MWVAGVDGCRGGWVAVLIELEASRIGRAAIYLAHRVVEILDMEPALHAVAIDIPIGLLDRPEPGGRLCDREARRLLGRPRASSVFNPPLRQQLSAKVYGGSLTKGMSRQTFGLLPKIREVDEALLGSTRGLFYEAHPELAFALVAGRPMTFNKKRVPGRRERVAVLRKLPAPWGDVLGRVLACGEICYRRSKIGRDDLVDAAILSWTASRIAAGQARSLPPAPPVDGLDRPMAIWC